The genomic stretch GTTTGCTATTTCATCTTGAGCAAAATAATGGCTCACTTCATTGTAGATTTCATCTGAAACATGGTCAGTTGCAATCAAAGTAACGGCTTCTGTAAAGGCAAGAACTGCCCGTTCTTTTGGGGTAAAAAATGGAGTCTCCCGCCACGCATTGAGAGCATAAATCCGTTGTTCAGTTTCCCCATTAACTCTGGCATCTTTAGTGTGCATATCGATGCAAAATGCACAACTGTTAATTTGTGATGCTCTAATTTTAATTAGTTCCAGCAGTGTTGGCTCGATGCTGCTGGCTCGAACATACCGTTCCAGGTGCAACATCGCTTGATAAGCGGCTGCATTGGTTTTTCCCAGCTCCATTCGGCTCTGCATCTCGGCAACCTCTTTATAAAATAGGCTTTCATAGATGAGACGAATGAGTACTGCTAGTTGTGACAGGTAAAATTAGCAATCGCTGAATCTTATAATCGGGAATTCTTGCTTGGCGATCACACCATAGTTAAGTAGAGTTGTTTTTGGTTGAGATCCTCTCGATTTAGTGTGAATGCTTGAGCATCTAATCCAAATCACTGTTCAAAGCAATCGTGTTGAGGAGTAAGTATTCCCCAGCCAGAGAGAGATTGGCTATTAGAGCGTAATAAATTGCGGTTGCTTCGGATTTGGGAAAGTGATGCGATCGCGTAGAGTTTGCACATAAACGGTTGTTTTATTTTTTGATGATGTAATAGTCGTTCATGAAATCGTGGGGTTGGATATCCTGCATCAGATAAACACCATCATCTCGCAGAGCGTTGTAAATATTCTTTTACTAGTGTGAATCACACCTCGATGTTAATCCTGTAGATGTATTCAATGTAGGTTTCACTGACTTTCTGTGCGCCTGTGTTCTCAAAAGTTTTCCGTGCAGCCTCATTCTCTAATGATGTTCCAACCCATATGTGCTCAACCCCATCTTCCTTACAATACTTCTTTAGTTCTGCTATCATTCGTGAACCTAGCCCTTTGTTTCTGAGTTTTTCATCTACGCTGATGTCGTAAAGGTAGACGTAAAATACATCGTTTTCTATAGCAGGAAAACGAAAGGCGCTTAAATATCCAACTGGAGATGAGTCAATCAAACAAACAATAAAATAGCAATTTTTATCTGCCAAGGCTCGCATCAAATGCGCATTGCTAGCTATACTACCAACCCGATTCACTTCTGGTATCAAAAGTTGGATAGCAGACGATAGTAGTGGATAATCATTTTCTTGGAGTCTTTTAATCTCCATAAAACTCTATAACTATTTTCTACAAAGTGCTACAAAAACAGGGTTGTATTGCTACTACTGCAACTGCAAAGCGTAATGGTAAAATTCTTTATTCTTAGTGTACCCCCGCGATTCGTAGAGTTGTTGTGCATTTGTATTAGAAATTTGAGTAGCTAAAATGACTCGAACTGCACCGCTCTCCTTTGCATACTTTTCGACAGCATTCATCAGTAAATTTGCGATTCCTTTCCTGCGATGCGACTCTTCCACATACAAATCGTTTAATATCCATATCCGTTTCATGGATACCGAAGAAAAGCTAGGATAAAGCTGAGTAAATCCAACTATTTCCCCATTATTAGCAACTGCAAACACAACCGAGTCATTATTATTGAAACGCTCTTGTAAAAACTTCTTGGCAGCTTCAACATCTGATGTCTGCTGATAAAAAACACGATATCGATCAAACAGTATCGACAAACTCTCAAGATGTTGAATACTAGCTAAGAAAACTTCCA from Chlorogloeopsis sp. ULAP01 encodes the following:
- a CDS encoding GNAT family N-acetyltransferase, with the translated sequence MEIKRLQENDYPLLSSAIQLLIPEVNRVGSIASNAHLMRALADKNCYFIVCLIDSSPVGYLSAFRFPAIENDVFYVYLYDISVDEKLRNKGLGSRMIAELKKYCKEDGVEHIWVGTSLENEAARKTFENTGAQKVSETYIEYIYRINIEV
- a CDS encoding GNAT family N-acetyltransferase, which gives rise to MEVFLASIQHLESLSILFDRYRVFYQQTSDVEAAKKFLQERFNNNDSVVFAVANNGEIVGFTQLYPSFSSVSMKRIWILNDLYVEESHRRKGIANLLMNAVEKYAKESGAVRVILATQISNTNAQQLYESRGYTKNKEFYHYALQLQ
- a CDS encoding carboxymuconolactone decarboxylase family protein, coding for MQSRMELGKTNAAAYQAMLHLERYVRASSIEPTLLELIKIRASQINSCAFCIDMHTKDARVNGETEQRIYALNAWRETPFFTPKERAVLAFTEAVTLIATDHVSDEIYNEVSHYFAQDEIANLLMAIVTINGWNRIAITTRMLPGSYEPQPLQERKTALETLSA